One window from the genome of Bacillus weihaiensis encodes:
- the rarD gene encoding EamA family transporter RarD: MLNNKENSTYKKGILYTASSYFLWGILPLYWKLIGNVASEEILAHRIFWSFIFMIVILTTTREILNIRVVTTELLKKPKLLLMLIISSVLISINWFVYIWAVNHNQMIEASLGYYINPLISVLLGLVFFKEKINLLQKISFIIAALGVIYMTTRYGEIPLIAITLAVSFGLYGLTKKITKLSSAMGLTLETLMVTPIAIFYLVYLGQTGNMEFMNFNLETNLLLIGAGAATAIPLLLFATGAQKIPLYMVGILQYIAPTITLMIGIVIYSEPFTTTEVVTFSCIWSALFLFTMSHSKLYKKIELKHTKRKSIEF, translated from the coding sequence ATGTTGAATAATAAAGAAAATAGTACCTATAAGAAAGGTATTTTATACACCGCTTCTTCGTATTTCCTATGGGGAATTCTCCCTCTTTATTGGAAATTAATTGGAAATGTAGCATCTGAAGAAATTCTAGCTCATCGAATATTTTGGTCTTTCATTTTTATGATCGTTATCCTAACAACTACTAGAGAAATCCTTAACATAAGAGTTGTTACCACTGAACTGTTGAAAAAACCAAAATTACTCCTTATGTTAATCATATCGTCAGTACTTATAAGTATTAATTGGTTTGTTTATATTTGGGCTGTGAACCATAATCAAATGATTGAGGCGAGCTTAGGATATTACATAAATCCTTTAATTAGTGTCCTTTTAGGACTAGTTTTCTTTAAAGAAAAAATAAATTTATTACAAAAAATCTCATTTATTATTGCAGCTTTAGGTGTCATCTATATGACCACCCGATATGGGGAAATACCATTAATCGCCATAACATTAGCTGTTAGCTTTGGTTTATATGGACTAACGAAAAAAATAACAAAGTTAAGCTCAGCGATGGGTTTAACGCTTGAGACTCTGATGGTTACGCCGATAGCTATTTTTTATTTAGTATATTTAGGGCAAACTGGAAATATGGAATTTATGAATTTTAACCTTGAAACTAACTTGCTATTAATAGGTGCAGGTGCAGCAACTGCTATTCCATTATTGTTATTTGCAACTGGTGCACAGAAAATCCCTCTATACATGGTAGGAATTCTCCAATATATCGCACCAACTATTACACTGATGATCGGGATTGTTATTTACAGCGAACCGTTTACTACTACTGAAGTAGTGACATTTTCATGTATTTGGAGTGCTTTGTTTTTATTTACCATGTCACATTCAAAGTTATATAAAAAAATAGAGCTTAAACATACTAAACGTAAGTCAATAGAGTTTTAA
- a CDS encoding YojF family protein gives MKPIIKDDVQAYLDQFLQKDVYVHLETTTGSYSAHKDEKNMTVVAFIRNTKLNYHQAKITGFGPFRVGLKLEEGWLYAEGLTDWIFNSDGQLLMAGHNSEGQLAIALQISEKPFTN, from the coding sequence ATGAAACCAATTATAAAAGATGACGTACAAGCTTATTTAGATCAATTTTTACAAAAAGATGTATATGTCCATTTAGAAACAACTACTGGTTCATACTCAGCCCATAAAGATGAAAAAAACATGACAGTTGTGGCCTTCATTCGAAATACAAAGCTAAACTACCATCAAGCTAAAATTACAGGATTTGGACCATTTCGAGTCGGGTTGAAGCTTGAAGAAGGATGGCTCTATGCAGAAGGTTTAACCGATTGGATCTTTAACAGTGATGGTCAGCTATTAATGGCAGGTCATAATTCAGAGGGACAATTAGCTATTGCCTTACAAATTAGCGAAAAACCATTTACTAATTAA
- the bshB2 gene encoding bacillithiol biosynthesis deacetylase BshB2 yields the protein MREHILVILPHPDDEAFGVAGLIAKKRKAGVPVTYACGTLGEMGRNMGNPLFANRETLPQIRKKELQDACKAMDIQDLRMLGLRDKTLEFEDEEKLADIMENIIDEVNPTLVVTFYPGHGVHPDHDACGAAVIKALGRKPIESRPVTYCMAITNNRFDVIGQPDVTIDIRDVVTVKFNALRAHLSQTGGMLKQIEEKLVNNDPEIAPWFEREVFWTYKWNSQ from the coding sequence ATGAGAGAACATATTCTAGTTATCTTGCCACATCCTGATGATGAGGCGTTTGGTGTTGCTGGTCTAATAGCTAAGAAACGTAAAGCTGGTGTTCCCGTTACCTATGCTTGTGGAACATTAGGTGAAATGGGAAGAAATATGGGAAATCCATTGTTTGCGAATAGAGAAACTCTGCCACAAATTCGCAAGAAAGAATTACAAGATGCATGTAAGGCTATGGATATACAGGATTTACGTATGCTTGGATTAAGGGATAAAACACTTGAATTTGAAGATGAAGAGAAATTAGCAGATATTATGGAAAATATCATTGATGAAGTTAATCCTACTCTTGTTGTTACATTTTATCCAGGTCATGGCGTGCATCCTGATCATGATGCTTGCGGGGCTGCAGTTATCAAAGCGTTAGGGCGTAAACCAATTGAAAGTCGACCGGTTACTTATTGTATGGCAATTACAAATAATCGCTTTGATGTTATTGGTCAACCGGATGTCACGATAGACATAAGGGATGTAGTAACTGTGAAATTTAATGCTTTACGAGCACATCTTTCACAAACTGGTGGTATGTTAAAACAGATTGAAGAAAAACTAGTGAATAATGATCCAGAAATAGCTCCTTGGTTTGAGAGAGAAGTATTTTGGACGTATAAATGGAATAGTCAGTAG
- a CDS encoding MATE family efflux transporter — protein sequence MKESVTKREKIIYFSSILFPILVTQLGLFSMNFFDTTMSGRVHRDDLAGVAIGSSLWVPVYTGLSGILLSITPIVAQLIGARKNKDVPYMVIQGLYVSIVISLFIVLIGVFTLNPILTNMGLEENVIRIAKGYLIALSFGIIPLFIYSVLRCFIDALGYTRVTMFITLTSLPINFLLNYIFIFGKFGVPQLGGIGAGVASSLTYWCIALITILITIKQQPFREYKIFHTFFSISFKAWGEILKIGVPIGLSIFFETSIFAAVTLLMSQYNTVTIASHQAAINFASFLYMIPLSISMALTIVVGHEVGAKRINEAKQYSYLGIGMAVVLSTLSAALIYFFRPEVASIYTSDSAVLRLTQDFLIYAIFFQLSDAIAAPIQGALRGYKDVNVTFVMALVSYWVIGLPVGYLLASYTPLDAFGYWIGLISGLAAGAVGLSSRLAIIQKRKEKEFALYLNT from the coding sequence ATGAAAGAATCCGTAACAAAGCGTGAAAAAATCATTTATTTTTCTAGCATTTTGTTCCCAATTTTAGTCACTCAGCTTGGTTTGTTTTCCATGAATTTCTTTGACACTACGATGTCTGGGAGAGTTCATCGTGATGACTTAGCCGGTGTTGCAATAGGTTCTAGTTTATGGGTACCCGTTTATACCGGTTTAAGCGGGATTCTACTCTCGATCACGCCAATAGTAGCCCAATTAATTGGAGCAAGAAAAAACAAAGATGTTCCGTACATGGTTATTCAAGGTTTGTATGTAAGTATTGTTATTTCTCTGTTCATTGTTCTCATTGGCGTTTTTACATTAAACCCCATCCTTACAAATATGGGATTAGAGGAAAATGTTATCCGTATTGCTAAAGGGTATTTAATTGCCTTATCATTTGGAATCATACCTTTATTCATTTATTCCGTTCTACGATGTTTTATCGATGCTTTAGGCTATACAAGAGTCACGATGTTTATCACCTTGACCTCTTTACCAATAAATTTCTTACTTAATTACATATTTATTTTCGGTAAATTTGGAGTGCCACAGCTCGGAGGTATAGGTGCGGGAGTAGCTTCCTCTTTAACCTATTGGTGCATAGCTCTTATTACTATACTCATTACAATAAAACAACAGCCATTTCGTGAATATAAGATATTCCATACATTCTTCTCTATTTCTTTTAAAGCTTGGGGCGAGATTTTAAAAATTGGTGTTCCTATTGGATTGTCTATCTTTTTCGAAACTAGTATTTTTGCTGCAGTCACACTGTTAATGAGTCAATATAATACGGTTACAATTGCATCACATCAAGCTGCCATTAACTTCGCATCATTTTTATACATGATTCCTTTAAGTATTTCGATGGCTCTAACCATTGTTGTCGGTCATGAAGTTGGGGCTAAACGAATAAATGAGGCTAAACAATATAGCTATTTAGGGATAGGCATGGCAGTCGTTCTATCAACTTTATCAGCTGCTCTCATTTATTTCTTTAGACCTGAAGTAGCATCAATTTACACTTCAGACTCTGCTGTACTAAGGTTAACACAGGACTTTTTAATATACGCTATCTTCTTCCAGCTTTCTGATGCTATTGCAGCCCCTATTCAAGGTGCACTTCGAGGCTATAAAGATGTAAATGTTACATTTGTGATGGCACTTGTATCATATTGGGTAATCGGATTACCTGTTGGATATTTATTGGCCTCCTATACACCTTTAGATGCATTTGGTTATTGGATTGGTCTCATTTCTGGTTTAGCTGCTGGTGCAGTGGGCTTATCCTCTCGACTAGCGATTATCCAAAAAAGAAAGGAAAAAGAGTTTGCGTTATACTTAAACACGTAA
- the cdaS gene encoding sporulation-specific diadenylate cyclase CdaS — protein sequence MVNPQPTFLTIKNHISYHLDQMIQEVETMKKSIGEREYCLLCELGQIRERFDEVQSSASYFYLQAYISSYTSSYLELAKAIQNMSKQRHGALIAIEREDKVEPKLQGGVTINADLSNRLIESIFYPGNPLHDGAVYVKGEHILSAGNILPLTSKAFPKEKVGTRHRAAIGLSEMSDALILVVSEETGKMSFALDGTLYPIVSSESKG from the coding sequence ATTGTGAATCCTCAGCCTACATTCCTTACGATTAAGAATCATATTTCCTATCATCTAGATCAGATGATTCAAGAGGTAGAAACAATGAAAAAGTCGATTGGTGAGCGGGAATACTGCTTATTATGTGAATTAGGTCAAATAAGGGAAAGATTTGATGAGGTCCAATCTTCAGCATCTTACTTTTATTTACAAGCCTATATCTCATCATACACGAGCAGTTATCTTGAATTAGCAAAAGCAATACAAAATATGTCTAAGCAAAGACATGGTGCACTTATAGCGATTGAAAGAGAGGATAAAGTCGAGCCAAAACTTCAAGGAGGAGTTACAATCAATGCTGATTTATCTAATCGTCTAATTGAAAGTATCTTTTATCCAGGAAATCCACTTCATGACGGGGCAGTTTATGTGAAAGGTGAACATATCCTATCGGCTGGGAATATTTTACCGTTAACAAGTAAAGCTTTCCCGAAGGAAAAAGTAGGGACGAGACACCGCGCTGCAATAGGTCTTTCAGAAATGTCCGATGCCTTAATTTTAGTTGTATCCGAAGAAACAGGAAAAATGTCTTTCGCATTAGATGGTACATTATATCCAATTGTTTCATCTGAATCTAAAGGATAA
- a CDS encoding MFS transporter, producing the protein MWKNKNVWILLTGEFIAGLGLWMGIIGNLEFMQEHIPSDFMKSIVLFLGLLAGVFVGPLAGKVIDSYSKKKVLIYSGIGRTLSVIFMFLALYFESITFMIVFMIVIQISAAFYFPAIQAVIPLIVEDQDLIQMNGVHMNVATLARVLGTALAGVLLVVMNISFLYIGSMVAYIFILITTYSLKFDEAVSTTRGNKKNSSFKEIIPILRETPIVLTALILTIIPLLFIGGFNLMVINISELQGDPSIKGLLYTVEGLSFMIGAFFVKRITHYFKPINLMFAFAFVISIAHLSLFFSDSKMMSLFSFGLFGLGVGCFFPIAATIFQTKIDKQFHGRFFSFRNMLDRVMFQVVLLSTGLLLDTIGIRYMVIVFGVFSLASVIYFVLRHYRQTPHKHNVVEKDVI; encoded by the coding sequence ATGTGGAAAAATAAAAATGTTTGGATTCTGTTAACTGGAGAATTTATTGCAGGTCTTGGTTTGTGGATGGGGATTATAGGTAATTTGGAGTTTATGCAAGAGCATATACCTTCTGATTTTATGAAGTCAATAGTCCTTTTTCTAGGCTTATTAGCTGGAGTATTTGTAGGGCCCTTAGCAGGGAAAGTAATTGACTCCTACTCAAAGAAAAAAGTATTAATTTACTCAGGTATAGGACGTACGTTAAGTGTCATTTTTATGTTCTTAGCCTTATATTTTGAGTCGATTACGTTTATGATTGTGTTTATGATAGTCATTCAAATAAGCGCGGCATTTTATTTCCCAGCCATCCAAGCTGTTATTCCATTAATTGTAGAAGATCAAGACCTTATACAAATGAATGGAGTACATATGAATGTCGCCACATTAGCAAGGGTCTTGGGGACGGCGTTAGCAGGTGTACTTTTAGTTGTAATGAACATTAGCTTCCTATATATTGGTTCAATGGTTGCTTATATATTTATTCTTATAACGACCTATTCATTAAAGTTTGATGAAGCGGTGTCTACGACTAGAGGTAACAAAAAGAATAGTAGCTTTAAAGAAATCATTCCTATTCTTAGAGAAACACCAATAGTACTTACAGCATTAATTTTAACTATTATTCCATTATTATTTATTGGTGGCTTTAATTTAATGGTTATTAATATTAGTGAATTGCAAGGAGATCCATCAATTAAAGGACTTCTATATACAGTAGAAGGACTATCTTTTATGATAGGAGCCTTTTTTGTAAAACGAATCACTCATTATTTCAAACCAATTAACCTAATGTTTGCCTTTGCCTTTGTTATATCAATAGCACATCTTTCCCTCTTCTTTAGTGATAGCAAAATGATGTCATTATTCTCTTTTGGTTTATTTGGTCTTGGAGTAGGTTGTTTCTTTCCGATTGCAGCAACAATTTTTCAAACTAAAATAGACAAACAATTCCATGGAAGATTCTTTTCATTTAGAAATATGCTGGATAGAGTGATGTTTCAAGTGGTTCTATTAAGTACAGGACTGTTATTAGATACAATTGGGATAAGATATATGGTTATTGTTTTTGGAGTATTCTCATTAGCGTCTGTAATTTATTTTGTGCTAAGACATTATCGTCAAACACCACATAAACATAATGTGGTTGAAAAAGACGTAATTTAA
- a CDS encoding LysM peptidoglycan-binding domain-containing protein, whose translation MKHKIFGLTATAVVGSSLFTTAALADSIKVESGDTLWSLSKEHNTTVSLLKSTNSLSSDFLRIGQVLELPGASNSKAANVGTSTPTKTTTVITSKKDVKYVVKSGDSLWVIARAHNTSVSELKKLNKLNSDLIRVGQTLIVKQESVTTTKPVTTTNEKDSSTTTTTSNTAQTTSSYKVQAGDSLWKIANKFNVTIAELKVENNLKSDVIKVGQVIKMPGQITGNTSESKTNVQTNTSSKVETMISEAKKLIGTPYVWAGNTPSGFDCSGYIYYVLNKVTSVSRLSTAGYWDIMKSVSTPSVGDFVFFTTYKAGPSHMGIYLGNNEFIHASSSGVTISSLQSSYWKERYLGARQYVK comes from the coding sequence ATGAAACATAAAATTTTTGGCTTAACCGCTACAGCTGTAGTTGGTTCTTCACTTTTTACTACTGCTGCTCTAGCAGATAGTATAAAGGTTGAGAGTGGGGACACACTTTGGAGCTTATCGAAGGAACATAATACGACTGTATCTTTGTTAAAAAGTACAAATAGCTTATCGTCTGACTTCTTAAGGATCGGACAGGTACTAGAATTGCCAGGGGCATCAAACTCTAAAGCAGCAAATGTAGGTACATCAACTCCTACAAAAACGACAACTGTTATAACATCTAAAAAAGATGTTAAATATGTAGTGAAATCAGGTGACTCATTATGGGTAATAGCTAGGGCCCATAATACGTCAGTAAGCGAGTTGAAAAAGTTAAATAAATTGAATAGTGACTTAATTAGAGTTGGACAAACGTTAATCGTTAAGCAAGAAAGTGTTACAACTACTAAACCTGTAACAACTACTAATGAAAAAGATAGTTCGACTACAACAACAACTTCTAATACTGCACAGACAACTTCATCCTATAAAGTTCAGGCGGGAGATTCACTTTGGAAAATAGCAAATAAGTTTAATGTCACGATTGCAGAGCTTAAAGTAGAAAATAATCTTAAATCAGATGTTATTAAGGTTGGTCAAGTAATAAAGATGCCTGGGCAAATAACGGGGAATACATCTGAAAGTAAAACAAATGTTCAAACGAATACATCAAGTAAAGTAGAAACGATGATCTCAGAAGCTAAGAAGCTGATAGGGACACCATATGTTTGGGCTGGTAATACGCCTAGTGGATTTGATTGTAGCGGTTATATCTATTATGTTCTAAATAAAGTCACATCTGTTTCTCGCTTAAGTACTGCGGGATATTGGGATATTATGAAATCAGTTAGTACGCCTTCTGTTGGAGACTTTGTATTTTTCACAACTTATAAGGCGGGTCCTTCTCACATGGGAATTTATTTAGGAAATAATGAGTTTATCCATGCTAGTAGCTCTGGGGTAACAATTTCAAGTCTACAATCATCGTATTGGAAAGAAAGATATTTAGGCGCACGACAATATGTAAAATAA